In the Dermacentor silvarum isolate Dsil-2018 unplaced genomic scaffold, BIME_Dsil_1.4 Seq1062, whole genome shotgun sequence genome, CGGCAAGCGTGATTTCTTGCTGCGCTCACTCATTTAGGAACATTCCGAACAAAGGGAGCACAGGCTACACCTTTTGCAGGATTAACGCCTTTTTTCATATGTAGATTATTTTTAGAGAATTCTCGCACACTCCTCGTTACATGGCGTGAAGGTACTTCATTGGAAGACGCAATATACTGCTCCGAGTATATGCCAGAGCTTTCTAAAATGCACTCGATACACTGCACACATAGTTGTCCCTCAATACAATATTGCTTTGTGAAGTCACTTCTCTTCCTTCCTTTTAATGCCTCTCCCCTTCCGTTTACCTCAATGCGGAATGGCAGGCCAGAGATTCGCTATTTTGGCCATTTCATTAGAAAATGGGTGTAAACACGGGGCAAGCAGTTGTTCCTGCAGACATAGTCGTAGCAGTGCTCTTGTACATAGAGTGACATAGCCCATTGCCATGTTCGGCGTCCAGGCCTCACCCTGGACGCCGTCCTGGAAAGCGCCGGCGAGGCGCACGCTTCCTCCACCCTGGACTGGCACGGCAACGCGCTGCGCTTCTTGGGCGGCTCGCTGGCCGACTTCCTCGTCAACCTCGAGTCGCTGCACGTTGTCCTCGAGCGTGCCGGCCTGCCCTTGCGGGGCGGCCGTCTCAGCGGAGTGCGCGAGGAGCACGGCCGCCTCGTGCTCCAGTGCGCGTCCAGGGGCGAGCCGATGCTCAGGCTACTCGCGGGCTCGCTGCGCCGGCTCGCCTCGCAGCTCTTCCGGCTCAACGTGCGCGTCAGCGTCGCCGGCTCCAAGGCGCAGCAGGCCACGCTCGTCCTGCAGCCGGAAGGGAGCCCGGCGCTGTCGCTGTCGGCGCCTGCCGGTGGCGTGGCGGCTGCTCCCGTGGCCAGCGCCAACCCGGAGGACCTGGCCGTGTCCGTGGCGACCTTCTGCCGGGCGTTCCCGTTCCACTTCATGTGCGACCGGCAGCTGAAGCTGACGCAGCTCGGCATGGGGCTGGCGCGTATCTTCGGCGGCCGCGGCCGGGCGAGCACGCTGCCGGCTCTGTTCACGTTTGTCGAGCCCCGAATTGAGATGCGCTTCGACCACGTGGTGGCCAACATCAACCTGCCGTTCCTGCTGCAGGTGCGCGACGACGCCATCAAGCACGAACGGTACAAGGTGAGCGAGTGAATATACCCTCCTAGGTGTCCGTGTTGGTCGTTAGGGGATATTTATATTGCAGGCCTAATTCAACAAGGTGTTGTTCGTAAGTGTTGTTTGCTATTGGCCCGTCGCCTTCACTGAAATTAGGTCCGAAATCGCGATTAGTCTGAATCTGCTCTTGTGAAAGTTCTAGCATAAGAAAATGTCGGTGAATAGGAACTCTGATCTTCATGGAACGGCTCTAGTGGAGCACGAGATCGGCCCCGATGCCTTGAACATTAGAAGCACGCCTAAGT is a window encoding:
- the LOC119434429 gene encoding guanylate cyclase soluble subunit beta-1, with the protein product MDDGLNAREASLLHDELRDDDSLTVVEEGDAQQQFLLRLSQEVAAITGLTLDAVLESAGEAHASSTLDWHGNALRFLGGSLADFLVNLESLHVVLERAGLPLRGGRLSGVREEHGRLVLQCASRGEPMLRLLAGSLRRLASQLFRLNVRVSVAGSKAQQATLVLQPEGSPALSLSAPAGGVAAAPVASANPEDLAVSVATFCRAFPFHFMCDRQLKLTQLGMGLARIFGGRGRASTLPALFTFVEPRIEMRFDHVVANINLPFLLQVRDDAIKHERYK